The Halostella salina nucleotide sequence CTATCTGGACCGGTCGGACGCACGGGAGTTCGAAGCGACGGTCGAACGCGTCGCCGACGACCGGGTCGTCCTCGACCGCACGCTGTTCTACCCGGAGGGCGGCGGGCAGCCCAACGACACCGGGACGCTCGCCACCGGCGGCGACGGCTGGCGTGTCACGGACGTGCAGAAGACGGACACGATCTACCACACGCTCGACGGCGACCCACCCGACCCTGGGACGACGGTGACCGGCGAACTCGACTGGGAGCGCCGCGAGGTACACATGCGCTACCACACGGCCCAGCATCTCCTGTCGGCGCTCCTGCTCGACGAGTACGACGCCGAGACGACGGGGAACCAGCTGTACGCCGACCGGGCCCGCATCGACTGCGGCTACGACCGCTTCTCCGAGACGGATCTGGCCGATATCACCGCCCGGATGAACGAACTGATCGAACGGTCGATCCCCGTGGAGTGGTACGAACTCGACCGCGAGACCGCCGAGGAGACGCTCGACCCGGACCGGACGCGGATCCACCTGCTGCCCGACAGCATCACCGAAGTTCGGATCGTCGAGGTCGGCGACTACGACCGCACGGCCTGTGCCGGCACGCACGTCTCGAACACCGACGCGATCGGCGAGTTCACCGCGACCGGCCGGGAGACCAAGGGGCCGGAGGAAGAACGCCTTTCCTTCGAACTGTCACCATGAACGTGCGACAGGTGGTTCCGCGGGACGCGATCCCGAGCGTCGACGACCCCGAGTTCGCCGACGAGTACGAGGGCGACCCGGACGACCGCGTGATCGCTCTGCCCGACGCCAGCCCGGCGCGGGCGTATCCGGTTCGCTACCTCCACTACCACGAGGTGGTCAACGACGCAGTCCCCCTCGGGTCGGACGACTCGACGGGCGGGCCGGAGCCCGAGCGCCCCGTAGCGGTCACTTGGTGTCCGCTCTGTGGCAGCGCGGTCGTCTACGACCGGCGGGTCGACGACCACACGCTGGAGTTCGGTGTCTCGGGCAAACTGGCCGACGACGACCTCGTGCTGTACGACCGCGAGACCGACACCGAGTGGAAGCAGTCCAGCGGCGAAGCGATCGAGGGCCCGCTGACCGGCGAGACCCTGTCGGCGCTGCCGGCGGCGCTGACGACCTGGGACGAGTTCCGGGCGTCCCACCCCGACGGGGTCGTGCTCGCGCCGCCCGGCGGGAAGAGCGAGGCCAGCGGCGCGGGCGACGAGCCGGAACCGATCGACTACGACGACGCGCCGTACGAGGCGTACTTCGAGACCGAGGGGTTCGGGCTGGCGGCTCACCGCGGCGAGGGCGAGTCCCGCGAGTGGTCCCACCCGGACCTGGCCCCGAAGGACGTGGTGGTCGGGATCGAGCGCGGCGGCGACGCGGTCGGCGTGCCGCTGGAGCGCGTCGAGGCGGCTGGTGGCGTCGTTCACGTCACGGTCGGCGGGGACGACTTCGTCGTGTTCGCGACGCCGGACGGCGTCCACGCGTTCGAAACCGACCACCGGTTCGAGCCGGTCGACGACGGCGTGTTCCGGGCCGACGGCGCGCGCTGGGACGGCGCGACCGGCCGGAGCGACGACGGGCGGACGCTCGACCGCGCTCCCGTCCGTCGGCTGTTCGCCTTCGCCTGGTACGACGACCACGGCGACGCGTTCCACGACCCGGCGTAGGTGGCCTGTCGTCCGCTGTAGCCGGCGCGTTCCCGGCCGGTAGCCGGCGTATTACTACCCCGGTCCCGACCCTCGACGGGAGTGTGCCGCGGCTGGGCACGAGCGCGAGCCCACCGGCTTCGGCCGGCCCCGGCGACGGGTTGTAGGTTCGACTCCTACCCGCGGCGTTGCGCCGACGCGGACGGATCCCGAATTCCGACGGTCGTTTCCTGCTGCGATCCGACACCACAAGGGTTTCGTATCGTCTCTCCCCACTCGGGATATGGACTTCGACCCCGACTCGCTGCCGCCGCGCCGCTGGCTCCTCCGCGGCGGGCTCGCAGTGCTGATCTGCGTCCTCCTCGCCCCCGCGGCGTACGCCGCGATCAACCCTCAGACCGTGGGCCTGGGGCCGGGGACGGTCGAGGAACCGGCCGACAACGTGACGTACGTGACGAGTCAGGGCTTCCACTTCGACGGCTACGGCAACCCGAAGAAGCCGGCCCGGCTCGCGGCCGCCGACGCGAACGCCCAGCCGCGCTGGTCGTTCGACGGCGACGCCGTCGGCGCGCACTGGTTCTACGACGTGGACCCGATGGACAACGGCGACCTCTTCGTCACGGCGACGAACCCCGAGGGCACCATCGCCATGGAGTTCGACCCGGAGACACAGGAGGCCGTCCGAACCGTGGAGTTCGACCTGACGGACACGCACAACATCGACCGGATCGACGAACACCGGATGCTGATCGCCAACATGCGGGCGTACGAGGACGGCGTCAGCAACGACCGGATCTACATCCGGAACGTCACCGCCGGCGAGACCGAGTGGGAGTGGGTCTTCCACGAGCACTACCCCAACGGCACGGCCGGCGGCTTCAACGAGGACTGGACCCACGTCAACGACGCCGAGTTCGTCGGCGACGGCGAGCGCTACGTGCTCGCCTCGCCCCGGAACTTCGACCAGGCGATCGTGATCGACCGCCGGACCGACGACATCGTCATGCAACTCGGCGAGAACAGCGACCACGAGACGCTGTACGCCCAGCACAACCCGGACTACATGGAGCGCGACGACGGGACGCCGGTGATGGTCGTCGCCGACAGCGAGAACGACCGCGTCGTCGAGTACGAACGGAACTGCGGGGACGCGGACCCCCGGCTCGGTGCCGGCACGCCGCCCTCCGAGTGCGAGTGGGAGCTGGTCTGGTCGGTCGACGGCTTCAACTGGCCCCGCGACG carries:
- a CDS encoding alanyl-tRNA editing protein, with translation MTEAIYLDRSDAREFEATVERVADDRVVLDRTLFYPEGGGQPNDTGTLATGGDGWRVTDVQKTDTIYHTLDGDPPDPGTTVTGELDWERREVHMRYHTAQHLLSALLLDEYDAETTGNQLYADRARIDCGYDRFSETDLADITARMNELIERSIPVEWYELDRETAEETLDPDRTRIHLLPDSITEVRIVEVGDYDRTACAGTHVSNTDAIGEFTATGRETKGPEEERLSFELSP
- a CDS encoding DUF3179 domain-containing protein — its product is MNVRQVVPRDAIPSVDDPEFADEYEGDPDDRVIALPDASPARAYPVRYLHYHEVVNDAVPLGSDDSTGGPEPERPVAVTWCPLCGSAVVYDRRVDDHTLEFGVSGKLADDDLVLYDRETDTEWKQSSGEAIEGPLTGETLSALPAALTTWDEFRASHPDGVVLAPPGGKSEASGAGDEPEPIDYDDAPYEAYFETEGFGLAAHRGEGESREWSHPDLAPKDVVVGIERGGDAVGVPLERVEAAGGVVHVTVGGDDFVVFATPDGVHAFETDHRFEPVDDGVFRADGARWDGATGRSDDGRTLDRAPVRRLFAFAWYDDHGDAFHDPA
- a CDS encoding aryl-sulfate sulfotransferase — encoded protein: MDFDPDSLPPRRWLLRGGLAVLICVLLAPAAYAAINPQTVGLGPGTVEEPADNVTYVTSQGFHFDGYGNPKKPARLAAADANAQPRWSFDGDAVGAHWFYDVDPMDNGDLFVTATNPEGTIAMEFDPETQEAVRTVEFDLTDTHNIDRIDEHRMLIANMRAYEDGVSNDRIYIRNVTAGETEWEWVFHEHYPNGTAGGFNEDWTHVNDAEFVGDGERYVLASPRNFDQAIVIDRRTDDIVMQLGENSDHETLYAQHNPDYMERDDGTPVMVVADSENDRVVEYERNCGDADPRLGAGTPPSECEWELVWSVDGFNWPRDADRLPNGNTLVADTLNHRVVEITPDGEVVWEFHAPWAPYDAERGEKGSNGPTMADMNAGGNATVHGGDDSGPASRYTVADAIADGGNAVGLGNAEELASRWAHFEPWIRPVWMGSWAMVSALFAALIALVWGGAELVVNRQRVAARVRSGVDGVGNRIRGD